A genome region from Anastrepha ludens isolate Willacy chromosome 3, idAnaLude1.1, whole genome shotgun sequence includes the following:
- the LOC128856545 gene encoding uncharacterized protein LOC128856545, translating to MNTKVVFSIFLTLVIILADLCTSIESRKVIFYNGQHTVQKSQLLSTQIMSKPCPVGRMRDHRNRCRRAIIFSRKPK from the exons atgaatacaaaagtggtgttttcaatatttttgacgCTTGTCATAATTTTGGCCGATTTGTGTACATCGATCGAGTCCCGTAAAGTGATATTCTACAATGGCCAACATACGGTACAGAAAAGTCAATTGCTTTCCACACAAATAATGTCGAAGCCATGTCCAGTCGGTAGAATGCGAGATCATCGTAATCGTTGTAGGCGAGCCATTATATTTAGTAGAA aaCCGAAATAG